The sequence ATACAAAGAATTATATTATTTATTTGGCTATAGATGAAAATAATAATTACACTTTAGGGGAAACGGAAAAACTGTGGTCTAGGGAAATGTATTATAACAGGGATAAGGGAAATCCTTTGAGGATAGAGGAAAGACAGAGGATGATCTTTTATCTAATTGGATACCTCCGGAGTTTGATAAATAGGTAAAAAAGACCTCCAGCTGAGGTCTTTTTAAATATCTAATGAAGCTTTAATTCCCCGAACATACTCCCTTTTGTTATTTTCACTGCTGACTATTACCCCTTCTTTTAGTAAGACTAATAATATGGCGTAGATGACTTGCCCTACCGATGTTCTGTTATATGAAGTTGTTTCGATTATTTTTTCTTCAAACTGGTTTAAAATATCGGATCTTCTAACAAAACCGTTTTTATCGATATAGTTTAGGGTAAAGTCTATTATTTCCTTGGCCAATTCTATAGATAATCGGATGGTAGTAGCATATTTTGAGTTGGGTCTTTTAATAGCAATAGTTATGATATCATTATGGACGACCCATGCCGTTCTACTTATTGGGTCATCGGTTTCATATTTTTCCCCTTTAAGGAAGGCCTTCCATGATTCTAAAAAGCCTTGATAATACTGGATTGCCCGGTCTAAGTACAATATCCTTTTTTGACAGTCCGATAAAAAGGATGATAAATCATCGGCTACTTCTACAGAACCCTTTATTTTTTTAATCTCCACTGCCTTTATATTATTAAGTTCTATCAAAATTTCAACTAATTTACCTGTATCCAAATTACTCAACTAAATCAACTCCCCTAAGCCTACGTTTTTATAAATATATATGCAAGGGGAGTTGTTGTTATGTTAAGGAATTATAAAGTGAAGTCTCCTTTGTGGGCATTTTCTAAGAATTTTACCAAAAGATCTATTGTAGCTTTTAAATCCTCTTTATTGGCTGTTTCCACATTGCTGTGAACATATCTGGTAGGTAAAGATAAAGTGATTACCGGACAACCGGTTCTTACCCTTTCTATTGCCCCGGCATCTGTTCCCCCTCTAGGAAGGATTTCCATTTGGTATTTAATGTTACCCTCTTCTGCCAATTCCCTCATAAAGTCCACTAATTTATAGTTAGATATTGAAGCTGAATCCATAACTTTAATAGCAGCACCATTACCTAAGGCAGTTACTTGGGTGTGGGGAGAACTACCTGGGATATCCCCGGCAATGGTAACATCTAAGGCTACACCAATGTCTGGCTGGATTCCAAAGGCACCGGTTGTAGCACCCCGCAATCCTACCTCTTCTTGAACAGAACCGACGGCATAGATATCCACTTCATGATCCTTTAATCTTTTAATAGCTTCGATCATTATGTAAACCCCTGCCCTATCATCTAAGGCTTTAGCAGAGAAATTAGCACCGATTTCTACAAAGTTCCGTTCTAATGTAACAAAATCTCCGATTCTCACTAGTTTTTCTGCTTCTTCTTTACTTCTACCGATATCTACAAAAAAGTCACTTACAGCTAAAGGTTTTTTAGCTTCCTCTGGTGACATTAAATGAACAGGTTTAACTCCTGGCATCAAAACACCATCTAATTCTTCCCTACCGTGAACTTTAACCCTTTGGGAAACTAGGGTTCTAGGATCAAAGCCTCCCACGGGGTTTAGTCGCAAAAATCCTTTATCATCAATAAAAGAGACGATAAAGCCAATTTCATCCATATGGGCACTTATCATCACCTTTTTAGGATTTTCACCTTTCCCCTTTTTATAGGCGATGACATTACCGATGACATCAACTTTAATTTCATCTACATGGTCATTGAGTTCATCAATTACAATTGAGCGGATCTTCTCTTCCCTTCCAGGAATTCCTGGGGCTTCTGTCAATCTTTTTAATAATTGTAAATCCATAAAATCTGCCTCCTTACTTTTTTCTCTACAATATAACTTATTTCGACTTTAGAAACAAAATACCTGCTTTTTCTTCTATTTTTTTATTTTATTTAGAAAATATTCGATAAAATTTTTATTTCTTTTTCTAGGAAATAGTTAAAATTCTACACAAAAAAGCCTAATTACTGTTTGACACAGTAACTAGGCTTTTTAAAATTATTGATTACCTGCAGATTTTCCAGCAATTCTACCAAAAACAATTAAATCAGTTAATGCATTACCACCTAATCTATTGGCACCATGGATACCACCGGTTACCTCACCAGCTGCATATAACCCTGGGATAACCTTACCTTCAGTATCTAGAACTTGAGCTTGGGAATTGATTAGGAGTCCACCCATAGTGTGGTGTACAGCAGGTCCAACTTCGATGGCATAAAAAGATCCTTCTTTAAGTGCCCTTGGCATATCTCCTCTAGAAAAATCTTCATCTACACCAGTTAAAACAAATTCGTTGTATTTCTCTACTGTACTAGATAATGCAGCAGGATCAATACCTAAATTTGCAGCAAGTTCTTCGATGGTATTTCCTTCAACGGTTAGACCCATTCTGATATAATTTTCAATTGCACTTAAACTTTCTTTAACTGTATTGTCAAAAACTAAGAAAGCAGTTTTGCCTTCTTGAGCTAAAATAGCTGAAGAAACAACATCTCTAGTTTCTAATTCATTAACAAATCTCTCACCATTTCTGTTAATTAAAATGGCACCATTACCTCTAACAGCTTCTGTGATCATATAACCATTGGAAGGAACTACAGTAGGGTGAGTTTGGATTTCTTCCATATCGATAACTGCAGCACCAATAGCTTGGGCCATTAGTATTCCACTACCATTGGCTCCAGCGTGGTTTGTTGTTCCAAAGCCATCAAGGTTAGGATTCAATTGGGCAAATAGCTCTAAATTGGCACCAAAACCACCGGTAGCTATAATTACAGCATCTGCTTTAATGTTGTATACTTTACCATCTTTTTCTTCTACTTTAATTCCAACAACTTTATTGTCTTTTACTAAAATTTCAGTAGCTTTTGTTTCTAGGCGAATTTCTATTCCTTTAGCTTGGGCATTTTCCCTTAATACTTGGATGATATGGGGTCCTACTGGAGCTCCACCGGTTGGTCTGTGGGTTCTATCTTGTGAAGAACCTCCCATCCTTCCTACGTTGCTTAAATCTGCACCAAGGCTGATTAACCATTCAACACCATCTGCTGCTTGGGAAGTAAGGATTCTTACCAATTCTTCATTGTTTTTATAGTATCCACCCTTCATTGTATCTTCAAAGTGTAGTTCAGCACTATCTTCAATACCTAATGCTTTTTGCACAGAAGTACCTGCTGCATTTAGACCTCCTGTAGCCCTTAAGGTATTACCACCTACTACATTCATCATTTCTACAACGATAACTTCTTTACCTGCATCCCTTGCTTCTATGGCAGCTGCTAAACCAGCACCACCGGAACCAATAATTACTACATCGGTTGTTACATCTTGAGAATTAGAAGAACAACCGGCAAAAATTGTTGTTACCATTACAACAATTAATAGGGTAATGAGTTTTTTGTTCATTTTTACCTCTCCTCTCTAGTTTGTGAAAGTGATTACTTTCATAGATTATCTCATATATGGTAAAAATGTCAATATCTTTTTCCGAAATGACAATTTTTGTGAATGAAATGCAGGAATTACAGGGTGAATTGCTTTTTATTCTTTTGCCCTTTGATCTAAGTGGTAAATAAAGGCGAGGATTTCTGCTACGATTTGGTATAAATGGGGTGGGATACTAGAGCCTAATTCTAATTTCACTAATTGTTCTACTAGTTTTTCATCGTTATAGAGGGGGATGTTATTTTTCTTGGCAATCTCGATTATCTTTTCAGCTACTTCTCCCCTACCTGCTCCGACCACTTTGGGGGCGTCATCTTTATCTTTTTGATATTTTAGTGCCGCTACCTTCTTCATAAGATCCTCCTATAGCCTTACATCTATTTTATTAATTTTTCCTTTGTTTTTAGGTAAAGGTTGGGTATTATCTACTAAAGTGACCTTTACCCCTTCAAATTGAAAATCTTCCCTTGAGAGTGCTGCTAATTTATCAAGGTAACCAGTAAAGAAATTATATGCCCGTTGGTTTTCTACTAAGATATTGCAGTTAACTTTTTTACCTAATAAATCTA comes from Anaerobranca gottschalkii DSM 13577 and encodes:
- a CDS encoding M42 family metallopeptidase is translated as MDLQLLKRLTEAPGIPGREEKIRSIVIDELNDHVDEIKVDVIGNVIAYKKGKGENPKKVMISAHMDEIGFIVSFIDDKGFLRLNPVGGFDPRTLVSQRVKVHGREELDGVLMPGVKPVHLMSPEEAKKPLAVSDFFVDIGRSKEEAEKLVRIGDFVTLERNFVEIGANFSAKALDDRAGVYIMIEAIKRLKDHEVDIYAVGSVQEEVGLRGATTGAFGIQPDIGVALDVTIAGDIPGSSPHTQVTALGNGAAIKVMDSASISNYKLVDFMRELAEEGNIKYQMEILPRGGTDAGAIERVRTGCPVITLSLPTRYVHSNVETANKEDLKATIDLLVKFLENAHKGDFTL
- a CDS encoding EscU/YscU/HrcU family type III secretion system export apparatus switch protein is translated as MKKVAALKYQKDKDDAPKVVGAGRGEVAEKIIEIAKKNNIPLYNDEKLVEQLVKLELGSSIPPHLYQIVAEILAFIYHLDQRAKE
- a CDS encoding flavocytochrome c; its protein translation is MNKKLITLLIVVMVTTIFAGCSSNSQDVTTDVVIIGSGGAGLAAAIEARDAGKEVIVVEMMNVVGGNTLRATGGLNAAGTSVQKALGIEDSAELHFEDTMKGGYYKNNEELVRILTSQAADGVEWLISLGADLSNVGRMGGSSQDRTHRPTGGAPVGPHIIQVLRENAQAKGIEIRLETKATEILVKDNKVVGIKVEEKDGKVYNIKADAVIIATGGFGANLELFAQLNPNLDGFGTTNHAGANGSGILMAQAIGAAVIDMEEIQTHPTVVPSNGYMITEAVRGNGAILINRNGERFVNELETRDVVSSAILAQEGKTAFLVFDNTVKESLSAIENYIRMGLTVEGNTIEELAANLGIDPAALSSTVEKYNEFVLTGVDEDFSRGDMPRALKEGSFYAIEVGPAVHHTMGGLLINSQAQVLDTEGKVIPGLYAAGEVTGGIHGANRLGGNALTDLIVFGRIAGKSAGNQ